In Perognathus longimembris pacificus isolate PPM17 chromosome 3, ASM2315922v1, whole genome shotgun sequence, a single window of DNA contains:
- the Naxd gene encoding ATP-dependent (S)-NAD(P)H-hydrate dehydratase isoform X1 gives MAGRAAGAAVAAAAGVALLSALIASYGPPLRSVLQRTFSLYKAQSGEDMEDLFQLVRNIVPAPTLKKHKGQDGRIGIVGGCQEYTGAPYFAAISALKAGADLSHVFCAREAAPVIKSYSPELIVHPVLDGAGAVEEVRRWLPRLHALVVGPGLGRDDLLLRNVGGILEASKARDIPVVVDADGLWLVAQRPALVQGYQKAVLTPNRMEFSRLWEAVIGGPADDTDRRGSVLRLSQALGNVTVVQKGEQDLISNGQQVLACGHAGSSRRCGGQGDLLAGSLGVMAHWALLAGPEKTNGSSPLLVAAWGACTLTRQCNQQAFQKHGRSTTTTDMVAEVGAAFRQLFET, from the exons ATGGCCGGGCGCGCGGCTGGGGCCGCGGTCGCCGCGGCAGCCGGCGTGGCGCTGCTCTCGGCCCTGATCGCCTCGTACGGGCCGCCGCTGCGCTCAG TTTTACAAAGAACATTTTCGCTATACAAAGCGCAGTCGGGAGAGGATATGGAGGATTTGTTCCAGTTGGTGAGGAACATTGTACCAGCCCCAACTCTGAAGAAACACAAAGGGCAAGATGGGCGAATAGGCATCGTTGGGGGCTGTCAAGA GTACACGGGAGCCCCGTATTTTGCAGCGATCTCAGCTCTCAAGGCC GGCGCAGACCTGTCCCACGTGTTCTGTGCCAGGGAGGCCGCGCCTGTGATCAAGTCCTACAGCCCGGAGCTGATTGTGCACCCCGTGCT GGACGGCGCGGGCGCCGTGGAGGAGGTGCGGAGGTGGCTGCCCAGGCTGCACGCCCTCGTCGTCGGGCCGGGCCTCGGCAGAGACGACCTGCTGCTCAGGAACGTCGGG GGCATCCTGGAGGCCTCCAAGGCCAGGGACATCCCTGTGGTCGTGGATGCG GACGGCCTGTGGCTGGTCGCGCAGCGGCCGGCCCTCGTCCAGGGCTACCAGAAAGCCGTCCTCACGCCCAACCGCATGGAGTTCAGCAGGCTGTGGGAGGCCGTG ATTGGCGGCCCCGCGGATGACACCGATCGCCGTGGGTCTGTCCTGCGGCTCAGCCAGGCCCTGGGAAACGTGACGGTGGTCCAGAAAGGCGAGCAGGACCTGATCTCCAACGGCCAGCAGG TGCTCGCGTGCGGCCACGCCGGCAGCAGCCGCAGGTGCGGGGGCCAGGGCGACCTCCTGGCGGGCTCCCTGGGCGTCATGGCGCACTGGGCCCTCCTGGCCGGACCCGAGAAGACGAACGG ctccaGCCCGCTCCTGGTGGCCGCCTGGGGGGCGTGCACCCTGACGCGGCAGTGCAATCAGCAGGCCTTCCAGAAGCACGGccgctccaccaccaccaccgacaTGGTCGCCGAGGTGGGGGCCGCCTTCCGCCAGCTCTTCGAGACCTAA
- the Naxd gene encoding ATP-dependent (S)-NAD(P)H-hydrate dehydratase isoform X2: MGLGRGAARACARVLQRTFSLYKAQSGEDMEDLFQLVRNIVPAPTLKKHKGQDGRIGIVGGCQEYTGAPYFAAISALKAGADLSHVFCAREAAPVIKSYSPELIVHPVLDGAGAVEEVRRWLPRLHALVVGPGLGRDDLLLRNVGGILEASKARDIPVVVDADGLWLVAQRPALVQGYQKAVLTPNRMEFSRLWEAVIGGPADDTDRRGSVLRLSQALGNVTVVQKGEQDLISNGQQVLACGHAGSSRRCGGQGDLLAGSLGVMAHWALLAGPEKTNGSSPLLVAAWGACTLTRQCNQQAFQKHGRSTTTTDMVAEVGAAFRQLFET; this comes from the exons ATGGGACTCGGCCGTGGGGCGGCCCGGGCCTGCGCGCGAG TTTTACAAAGAACATTTTCGCTATACAAAGCGCAGTCGGGAGAGGATATGGAGGATTTGTTCCAGTTGGTGAGGAACATTGTACCAGCCCCAACTCTGAAGAAACACAAAGGGCAAGATGGGCGAATAGGCATCGTTGGGGGCTGTCAAGA GTACACGGGAGCCCCGTATTTTGCAGCGATCTCAGCTCTCAAGGCC GGCGCAGACCTGTCCCACGTGTTCTGTGCCAGGGAGGCCGCGCCTGTGATCAAGTCCTACAGCCCGGAGCTGATTGTGCACCCCGTGCT GGACGGCGCGGGCGCCGTGGAGGAGGTGCGGAGGTGGCTGCCCAGGCTGCACGCCCTCGTCGTCGGGCCGGGCCTCGGCAGAGACGACCTGCTGCTCAGGAACGTCGGG GGCATCCTGGAGGCCTCCAAGGCCAGGGACATCCCTGTGGTCGTGGATGCG GACGGCCTGTGGCTGGTCGCGCAGCGGCCGGCCCTCGTCCAGGGCTACCAGAAAGCCGTCCTCACGCCCAACCGCATGGAGTTCAGCAGGCTGTGGGAGGCCGTG ATTGGCGGCCCCGCGGATGACACCGATCGCCGTGGGTCTGTCCTGCGGCTCAGCCAGGCCCTGGGAAACGTGACGGTGGTCCAGAAAGGCGAGCAGGACCTGATCTCCAACGGCCAGCAGG TGCTCGCGTGCGGCCACGCCGGCAGCAGCCGCAGGTGCGGGGGCCAGGGCGACCTCCTGGCGGGCTCCCTGGGCGTCATGGCGCACTGGGCCCTCCTGGCCGGACCCGAGAAGACGAACGG ctccaGCCCGCTCCTGGTGGCCGCCTGGGGGGCGTGCACCCTGACGCGGCAGTGCAATCAGCAGGCCTTCCAGAAGCACGGccgctccaccaccaccaccgacaTGGTCGCCGAGGTGGGGGCCGCCTTCCGCCAGCTCTTCGAGACCTAA
- the Naxd gene encoding ATP-dependent (S)-NAD(P)H-hydrate dehydratase isoform X3, with protein MFPHGRVLQRTFSLYKAQSGEDMEDLFQLVRNIVPAPTLKKHKGQDGRIGIVGGCQEYTGAPYFAAISALKAGADLSHVFCAREAAPVIKSYSPELIVHPVLDGAGAVEEVRRWLPRLHALVVGPGLGRDDLLLRNVGGILEASKARDIPVVVDADGLWLVAQRPALVQGYQKAVLTPNRMEFSRLWEAVIGGPADDTDRRGSVLRLSQALGNVTVVQKGEQDLISNGQQVLACGHAGSSRRCGGQGDLLAGSLGVMAHWALLAGPEKTNGSSPLLVAAWGACTLTRQCNQQAFQKHGRSTTTTDMVAEVGAAFRQLFET; from the exons ATGTTCCCCCATGGAAGAG TTTTACAAAGAACATTTTCGCTATACAAAGCGCAGTCGGGAGAGGATATGGAGGATTTGTTCCAGTTGGTGAGGAACATTGTACCAGCCCCAACTCTGAAGAAACACAAAGGGCAAGATGGGCGAATAGGCATCGTTGGGGGCTGTCAAGA GTACACGGGAGCCCCGTATTTTGCAGCGATCTCAGCTCTCAAGGCC GGCGCAGACCTGTCCCACGTGTTCTGTGCCAGGGAGGCCGCGCCTGTGATCAAGTCCTACAGCCCGGAGCTGATTGTGCACCCCGTGCT GGACGGCGCGGGCGCCGTGGAGGAGGTGCGGAGGTGGCTGCCCAGGCTGCACGCCCTCGTCGTCGGGCCGGGCCTCGGCAGAGACGACCTGCTGCTCAGGAACGTCGGG GGCATCCTGGAGGCCTCCAAGGCCAGGGACATCCCTGTGGTCGTGGATGCG GACGGCCTGTGGCTGGTCGCGCAGCGGCCGGCCCTCGTCCAGGGCTACCAGAAAGCCGTCCTCACGCCCAACCGCATGGAGTTCAGCAGGCTGTGGGAGGCCGTG ATTGGCGGCCCCGCGGATGACACCGATCGCCGTGGGTCTGTCCTGCGGCTCAGCCAGGCCCTGGGAAACGTGACGGTGGTCCAGAAAGGCGAGCAGGACCTGATCTCCAACGGCCAGCAGG TGCTCGCGTGCGGCCACGCCGGCAGCAGCCGCAGGTGCGGGGGCCAGGGCGACCTCCTGGCGGGCTCCCTGGGCGTCATGGCGCACTGGGCCCTCCTGGCCGGACCCGAGAAGACGAACGG ctccaGCCCGCTCCTGGTGGCCGCCTGGGGGGCGTGCACCCTGACGCGGCAGTGCAATCAGCAGGCCTTCCAGAAGCACGGccgctccaccaccaccaccgacaTGGTCGCCGAGGTGGGGGCCGCCTTCCGCCAGCTCTTCGAGACCTAA